The Proteus sp. ZN5 genome includes the window ATCCGCTTTTTATCTGAACTTAACTTAGGATTAGCGGTAATTCTTCTTTTATTAGTCATTATTCTCGGTCCAACCGTATTGATATTAAAATCATTTGTTGAGAATACGGGGGGATATCTATCCGAAATTGTGAGTAAAACCTTTAATCTTTACGCATACGAACCAAAATCGAGTGACTGGTTAGGGGGATGGACTCTACTTTATTGGGGCTGGTGGCTTTCATGGTCTCCATTTGTAGGGATGTTTATTGCCCGCATTTCTCGTGGTCGTACTATCCGCGAATTTGTTGTCGGTGTTCTGTTTGTTCCTGCTGGCTTTACTTTACTTTGGATGACCGTATTTGGTAATACAGCTATTCATTTAATCAAAGATAAAGGTGCAGAAGCTCTCGCAAATATCGTACAACAAGATGTCTCATTGGCTTTATTTGAGTTCTTAAATTATTTTCCATTTTCGTCCGTTTTATCCTTCTTTGCGATGTTGATGGTTGTTGTCTTCTTTGTGACTTCAGCCGATTCTGGTGCAATGGTTGTTGATACTTTGGCTTCAGGTGGCGATAGCGAAACACCAGTATGGCAACGTATTTTCTGGGCGGGCTTAATGGGTGTCTCTGCAATCACCTTATTATTAGCAGGTGGTTTAACTGCGCTACAAACAGTCACCATTGCAAGTGCACTTCCTTTCTCAATGGTATTGCTTGCTTCTATTTATGGGTTAATAAAAGCATTGCGAGTGGATGTATATAAACGTGACAGCCAACAGTTAACTACGATTGCACCACCAGCAAGCCGTAATCCAATTCCTTGGCAACGTCGTTTAAGAAATATCGCTTATTTTCCAAAACGTTCCCATGTAAAACGTTTTATGGATGAAGTTATCCAACCTTCAATGGAAATGGTCTCTGCTGAATTAAGCAAACAAGCAACTCAATGCTATATCCATAATGAAGAAGATGATCGCATTGGCTTCGAAGTCGATTTAGGCGATGACATGAATTTCTTCTATGAAGTTCGTCTGCGTTTTTATACTCAACCCGCTTTTGCTTTAGCTGGATTAAGTGATGAAGAAAGAGACGAAGAACATAAATATTATCGTGCTGAAATTCATTTAAAAGAAGGTGGGCAAGACTACGATGTAATGGGGTGGACGAAAGAACAAATCATTCACGATATTCTTGATCAGTACGAAAAGCACATTCACTTCTTACATGTATTAGGTAAGCAATAATTTTTCCGGAGTGAAAACAACAAAAAGGAGATGCCATAGCATCTCCTTTTTTCTTATCAAATAACTTATTTTTCTGATTGTTCAACATCATCTGGATTAAGTGCAATCAGCTCTTTTAATAATCCAGCTAGTCGTTGTAGTTTTTCAGTGGAAAACTTTTGCTCAAGTAATTGATAGCCTTCTTCAATTTTAGGCTGAATTTTATCGTATAAGCTTTGCCCATTGGCAGACAATGAAACGAAAAGTTTACGTTGGTCACTCACAGGTTTTAAACGACAAATTAGCTCGTCTCTTTCCATTCTAATAAGAATACCCGTTAGACTTGGTCGGAGAATACACGATTTTTGTGCTAATTCGTGGAAATCAATAGAGCGCTTATCCGCAAGTACGCGAATGATCCGCCACTGCTGTTCTGTCAGATTATGCTCTTTGAGAACAGGTCGAAAAAAACCCATCGCAGATTCCCGTGCTTGTAATAGCGCGATAGTTAATGATTCATGCATAATCAAGAAGCTCTTTATATGGTGTTATAGGTGAAATGACAAAATATCACTTAATATAGACAGTGAAAAAGTACCGCTGTTTATGGTTTATAAAATGACTATATTCTAAGAATAGACTAATTGTTACAATTATTCATATTAACAAATAAATAAAGTTGACTCAATTTTTGCAATTTTATTCCCTTTGTGCAATTTATCACCCATGCTTCTTTTCGTGTTAATTTCACCTTCCGCAACATCCTGACCTATACGCAATTGTCATCGATTGGCAATTTGTGTTATCACTCAACCAACGAAAAAAAGTAGCCTGATTTGCCTATTACCCTCCCCCTAAATTAGGAATAATGGCACTTAGCGATAAGGTTGTCTCACCGTGTTTTGAGATAAAGTTAACAGGTTGTAACAAAGAAAGATTGCTATCTTTGTTCATGCGCGGTAGCGTTACGGCTTTAAAACAACGCAACAAAGAAACCGGCAATAACATTACAACTTTGTTAGCGGAGTAGTTAGGTAATTTATTAGTTATCTAACTAATAATTATTTTAAGTGAAGACGCCCACAGACGAGAAGTCTGGCAGTAGGAGTAAATAATGTCTGAGGAAAAACAGGCTAACCCACTTTTTCGGGATGCAATGGCAAGCTTAGGCGCCGCAGTCAATATCGTGGCAACAAATGGCGACGCGGGATGCTGTGGCTTAACAGCAACAGCGGTATGTTCTGTTACTGATAACCCGCCTACCGTAATGATTTGCATCAACAGTAAAAGTCAGATGAACGCTATTTTTCAAGAAAATGGAAAATTAAGCATCAATATCTTGAATCATGAGCAAGAAGAAATGGCATGTCATTTCGCCGGAATGACAGGGCTCGCGATGGCAGATCGCTTTACCCAACCAGGATGGCAAAACGGACAATTACAACAACCCGTATTAACAAATGCACTTGCCTGCCTTGAAGGTGATATTTATGATGTGCGCCAAGTCGGTACACACTTTGTTTATATGACCGAAATTAAAAATATTTCAGTACGTGAAGATGGAGACGGACTTATTTATTTCAAACGTCGTTTCCATTCTGTTAAAAATGAACAAGTAACAATCTCTGTTTAAATTTCACCAATTTTACTTCAAGATAAAAACGCACTTTTAATAAGGGCGTTTTTTATTGATTCTAATCACATCATAAAACTTAATATTTATCTATATTAAATGAATATTTATTTAATAAAATAATATTGGCTAACTTTTAGATATTTATTAAACATTTATTAACATCTGTTTGTTATAAAAGAATAATTTTTAATTATAATGAAAAATTTCTTTCTATAATCAATCAGTCACATAATCAAAAATATTTTCATTCTACTTTGTTCTTTATCTTTATTTAATTTACTCAGATTAAAATATAAACAAACAACAATCTCATTGGTTATATTTTATACCAAAAATCAATTAAATGACTTTATTTGAAAATAAACTAATGAATATTTTTTTCAATCTGGTATTAATCTTACCCACAGTGTGATCAACCTTTGAGAAGTCATTCCATCAATATATTAGTCTACTCGACTTGCTGATTACCTTCTTAAATTTGCAAACATCACTCTAAATACGACAGATAATGTTATCGTCGTGTAACATTCCTCGTGAATGTGAGTAAATAACATCGTTGTTGAAAATAAATAATAATTAGGGGCATTACAGATATGGATAAACCCGCTCAAGTCGGTTTATTACAACAGCCTAAACCTTTCTTTATGATTTTCTTTGTAGAATTATGGGAACGTTTTGGTTACTACGGCGTACAAGGTATTCTTGCCGTTTATTTTGTTAGTAAACTCGGGTTCTCTCAAGAACAGGCTTTCATTACTTTTGGTGCATTCTCTGCACTGGTTTATGGGCTTATTTCTATTGGTGGTTATGTTGGTGACCACTTATTAGGAACAAAACGAACAATTGTTTTAGGTGCTATTGTCTTGGCTATCGGTTATTTCATGACTGGTATGTCAATTATGTATCCTAATTTAATTTTCTATGCATTAGGAACTATCGCTGTAGGTAATGGTTTATTTAAAGCCAACCCAGCAAGCTTATTAGCAAAATGCTATCCACCGAAAGATCCCCGTCTTGATGGTGCATTTACGCTATTTTATATGTCGATAAATGTTGGCTCATTAATTTCTTTATCTATTGCGCCAGTACTTGCCGATCATTATGGATATGCACTGACTTATAATATTTGTGGTATTGGCTTGATTATCGCCTTATTGGTTTATTTCTTCTGTCGTAAGATGGTTGCCAATATTGGTTCTGAACCAGACCATTTACCAATGAATTACAATAAACTGCTATTAGTCATTGCAGGATCTGTCGCAATGGTATTTGCTTGTGCATGGTTACTGCACAACGTAATGATTGCGAATATTGTTTTAGTCAGCTTGTCTATTATTGTTGTCTTCATTTATTTCCGTGAAGCATTTAAACAAAAAGACCGTGTTGCACGTAATAAAATGTATGTTGCTTTTGTCCTGATGTTAGAAGCCGTTATTTTCTACATCCTTTATGCGCAAATGCCAACCTCACTAAACTTCTTTGCTATTCATAACGTTCATCATAATTTATTAGGTTTTGAGATCCATCCTGTCAGCTTTCAAGCCTTAAACCCATTCTGGATTATTATTGCGAGCCCAATCTTAGCCATCGTATATAGTCGTTTAGGCGCGAAAGGTAAAGACTTCTCAATGCCAGCGAAGTTTACCGCAGGTATGCTTCTGTGCTCGTTAGGATTCCTTACAGCAGCAGCATCAGGTATGTGGTTTGCCGATGCTCAAGGCTTAACATCACCTTGGTTTATCGTTCTAGTTTACTTATTCCAGAGCTTAGGTGAACTGATGATCAGTGCGTTAGGTTTAGCAATGGTTGCAGCATTCGTACCGCAATACATGATGGGCTTTATTTTAGGTATGTGGTTCTTAACACAAGCCACTGCTTATCTGTTAGGCGGTTATGTAGCGACCTTCACCGCAGCACCAGAAGGTATTACTGATCCACTACAAACATTACCTATTTACACTGATGTATTTGGTAAAATTGGTATTGTGACCTTAATTGTAGGTATCGTTATGTGGGCAACCGTGCCTTTATTAAATCGCATGATGAAAGAAGAAAACAAAGACGCTAAAGTCACTGGCTGATCTTCCAAATAATATATTGCTCGATTTAAGCGTCTATTTATTATTAGGCGCTTTTTTATATCTGCTTTATCTCAACGTTAGATTTCATTTCGTATTGGCTAGATATTCCTAATAGAGACTAACCTACATCCCCCTCACACCCAACTTTAAGAATAAATATCATCATTACCAAACTCCCTAATCGCTTTTTATCAGGCATAAAAAAACCCGCTAAATAAGCGGGTTTAGTTTAATCATTAAGAATGACTCAATTACAGAACGTCAACTGAATTCAGTTCTTTAAATGCTTGTTCTAAACGAACAACCATTGATGCTTGTGCTTGACGTAACCAATTACGTGGATCGTAGTATTTCTTGTTAGGTTTATCAGCACCTTCTGGGTTACCTAATTGGCCTTGCAGATAGCCTTCGTTCTTTTTGTAGAACTGTAAGATACCATCCCAAGTTGCCCACTGAGTATCAGTATCGATATTCATTTTGATAACGCCATAGCCAACAGCTTCTTTGATTTCTTCTGCCGAAGAACCAGAACCGCCGTGGAAAACGAAATCTAAGCTATTGTGTGGCAGATTGAATTTTTCTGATACGTAGTCTTGTGAGTTACGTAGAATTTTTGGTGTTAATTGAACGTTACCTGGTTTATAAACACCGTGAACGTTACCGAAAGATGCCGCGATAGTGAAACGAGGGCTTACCGCGCTCAGTTTTTCGTATGCGTAAGCAACATCTTCTGGTTGAGTATAAAGCGCAGAGCTGTCCATACCTGTGTTATCAACACCGTCTTCTTCACCACCAGTACAGCCTAATTCGATTTCTAAAGTCATATCGATTTTAGCCATACGCGCTAAATATTTAGCACAGATTTCGATGTTTTCTTCTAATGACTCTTCAGATAAGTCAATCATATGAGAAGAGAACAGTGGTTTACCTGTTTTAGCGTAGTGTTTTTCACCCGCATCTAACAGACCATCAATCCATGGTAATAATTTTTTCGCACAGTGGTCAGTATGCAAAATAACAGGAACACCGTAGTATTCAGCCATTTGATGCACATGATGAGCACCAGAAATTGCGCCTAAAATAGCAGCTTGCTGCGGTACATCAGATTTAAGACCTTTACCTGCGATAAATGCAGCACCACCGTTAGAGAACTGTACAATAACAGGAGAACGAACTTTCGCAGCAGCTTCTAACACAGCATTGATTGAGTCAGTACCTACACAGTTAACCGCAGGCAGAGCAAATTTGTTTTCTTTTGCTACTGCAAATACTTTTTGTACATCATCACCAGTGATGACACCCGGTTTCACGAAATCAAAAACTTTAGACATGTAATAAGATCCTATATTTGGAACAGGTAGAAAAGAGCTTTCTACCTGTATGAGCTGACTTAATTACTGTTTAGCGCGTTCTTCTAACATTGCAACAGCAGGAAGTTTTTTGCCTTCAACGAATTCTAAGAAAGCACCACCACCGGTTGAAATGTAAGAGATTTTGTCTGCGATATCAAATAAATCAATAGCAGCCAGCGTATCACCACCACCCGCGATAGAGAATGCTTCACTATCTGCGATTGCATTAGCAATGATTTCTGTACCTTTGCGGAAGTTAGGGAATTCGAATACACCTACTGGACCATTCCACAGGATAGTTTTCGCATTTTTCAGGATTTCTGCTAAACGCTCAGCAGTTACATCACCGATATCCAGTACTTGTTCATCATCTTTGATGTCACTTGCTGATTTTAAAACAGCATCTGCAGTTTCAGAGAACTCAGTCGCAACGCGAACATCACTTGGTACTGGAATATCACATTTTTCCATCAGCTTTTTAGCATCATCAACAAGGTCTGCTTCATATAAAGAGCGACCTACTGGATGACCTTCTGCTGCGATAAAGGTATTTGCGATACCACCACCAACGATTAATTGGTCAGCAATTTTTGATAAAGAATCTAATACAGTCAGTTTAGTTGAAACTTTAGAACCACCAACAATCGCAACCATTGGGCGAGCTGGTTTATCTAATGCTTTACCTAATGCTTCAAGCTCTGCTGATAACAGTGGGCCCGCACAAGCAACTTGTGCAAATTTAGCAACGCCATGCGTTGACGCTTGAGCACGATGAGCAGTACCGAATGCATCCATTACGAATACATCACATAATGCAGCGTATTGTTTAGACAGAGTTTCGTCGTCTTTCTTTTCGCCTTTGTTAAAACGAACGTTTTCAAGAACAACTAATTCACCTGCATTGACTTCAACACCATTTAAATAGTCTTTAGCAAGACTAACTGGTGCAGTTAATTTGTCTTTCAGATAGTCAACAACTGGTTTTAAAGAGAACTCTTCGTTGTACTCACCTTCAGTAGGACGACCTAAGTGAGAAGTTACCATCACTTTAGCGCCTTGTTTTAACGCGGCTTCAATTGTTGGTAAAGAAGCACGGATACGCGCATCTGAAGTCACTTTACCATCTTTAACTGGAACGTTCAGGTCAGCACGGATAAGAACTCGTTTACCCGCTAGGTCTAAATCGGTCATCTTAATTACAGACATGATGAATCCTCTCATTGATTCTCTAAAATTTAGTAATCTTCTGTTCAGTGCGTCGTATTATTACGCGACACCGTCATTAAAACATGATTATTTAAAACCAGTTGCAGCCATTGCTAACGTTGTATCAAGCATTCTGTTAGCAAAGCCCCATTCATTATCACACCAGACTAAAGTCTTGAGCAGGTGTTGCCCACTGACTCTTGTTTGTGTGCCATCAACAATTGCACTATGAGGGTCGTGGTTAAAATCAGTTGAGACTAATGGCAATTCTGTGTAATCCACTATACCACGAAATGCGCCAGTTGCTGATTTTTGAATTAACCGATTGACATCTAACACATTTACAGCAGTTTTTACAGTGACACTTAAATCAATTGCCGTCACATTAATTGTAGGAACTCGTACAGAAATTGCCTCAAAATGATCCTTAAATTTAGGGAAAATTCGAGTAATTCCTGCTGCCAACTTCGTATCAACAGGAATGATAGATTGTCCTGCTGCACGGGTGCGGCGTAAATCCTTATGGTATGCATCAATCACGGGTTGATCGTTCATGGCTGCATGGATTGTTGTTACTGTTCCTGATTCTATATTAAACGCATCATCCATCATTTTAATAATGGGGATAATACAATTCGTTGTACAAGATGCGTTTGAAACAATTCGGTGCTCTTTTTTTAGTTCGTGTTGATTGACACCAAAAACGACTGTTGCATCTAAATCAGTTGTACCGGGATGAGAAAAAAGTACTTTTTTTGCGCCTTGTGCAATATGTGCTTCACCATCAGCACGGGAGCCATAAGCACCACTACAATCAAGTACAACATCGATACCAAGTTCACCCCAAGGTAAATCAGTAATATCGGCGTGATGAAATAGACGAATAGAATCATCACCCACTTGCAATAAATCATTATTAATTCGTACATCCCAAGCAAAACGTCCGTGACTAGAGTCATACTTGAGAAGATGCCCAATACCTTGCGCATCAGCCAATTCATTTATTGCAACAACCGTTATTTCAGCTCGTTTACCTGATTCATAAAGCGCCCTTAACACATTACGCCCTATACGACCAAAACCGTTAATAGCGACTCTGATTGTCATGTGACTCCCTTGATAACTTGTGATTTGCAACCGCTTAGAATAATAGAGCAAGATACTAATCAACAACGATAAATCAAGTAAATCTAGAAATTGTGCAGTCACCGACATTTTAGGATTAACTGAAACGGTTCAGCTTACTGATAATCAGATTACGAGAAATGAGAGAAGATCGCAATAGTAAACAAAGATGGAAGGATAAAAAAAGAGCACATCTGAGAAATTATTCCCAAAAATGTGCTCTTGTTAACATTTATTGATTATTTAAGTAAAGATTTTGCCTGTGTAACCACATTTTCAACAGTAAAACCAAACTCTTCAAATAGTTCGTTTGCCGGTGCAGATTCACCGAAGCTACGCATACCTACAATCGCACCATCTAAACCAACATACTTGAACCAGTAGTCAGCAATACCTGCTTCGATAGCAACACGAGCTTTTACTGAAGCTGGTAATACTGCTTCACGGTAATCTGCATCTTGTTTATCAAATGCATCTGTTGCTGGCATAGAAACAACACGTACTTTACGGCCTTCCGCTGTCAGTTGTTCATAAGCGCTAACCGCTAATTCAACTTCAGAGCCTGTTGCAATAAAGATTAATTCTGGAGTACCAGCGCAATCTTTCAGGATGTAACCACCCTTCTCGATGTTTGCCAGTTGCTCTGGAGTACGTGGTTGCTGTGCAAGATTTTGACGAGAGAAGATCAGAGCTGTTGGACCATCTTTACGATCAATTGCATATTTCCATGCAACAGCTGATTCAACTTGGTCACATGGACGCCATGTGCTCACGTTTGGAGTTACACGTAGGCTTGCCATTTGCTCAACAGGTTGGTGAGTTGGGCCATCTTCACCCAGACCGATAGAGTCATGAGTATAAACAAAGATACTGCGGATCTTCATCAGTGCAGCCATACGTACAGCATTACGTGCATATTCCATAAACATCAGGAAGGTAGCGCCGTAAGGAACAAAACCGCCATGTAATGCAATACCGTTCATGATTGCAGACATACCGAATTCACGTACACCGTAATGGATGTAGTTACCCGCTTTGTCTTCATTTAGCGCTTTAGAACCAGACCACATAGTCAAGTTACTTGGTGCTAAGTCCGCAGAACCACCCATGAATTCTGGTAATACTTTACCGAATGCTTCTAATGCATTTTGAGATGCTTTACGGCTTGCAATGCTTGAAGGATTTTGTTGCAGATTTTCAATAAATGCTTTGGAATCTTTTTCCCAGTTTGCTGGTAGTTCACCAGAAATACGACGTTTAAATTCAGCCGCTAATTCAGGGAACTGTGCTGCGTATGCAGCAAATTTAGCATCCCATGCAGCTTCTTTTGCTTTACCCGCTTCTTTTGCATCCCACTCTTTATAGATTTCTTGTGGAATTTCGAACGCGCCGTATTCCCAACCTAACGCTTTACGTGTTTCAGCGATTTCTGCATCACCTAATGGAGAGCCGTGGGAATCAGCAGTACCTGCTTTATGAGGAGAACCAAAACCGATAGTAGTTTTACAAATCAACAGTGAAGGTTTGTCTGTGATTTGTTTTGCTGCTTCAACGGCTGCTTTAATGCTTGCTGCATCGTGACCATCAATGCCACTAATTACATGCCAGCCATAAGCGTCGAAACGTTCTGCAGTGTTATCAGTAAACCAACCATGCACTTGACCATCAATAGAGATGCCATTGTCATCATAAAATGCAATCAGTTTACCTAACTGTAATGTTCCCGCTAAAGAACACACTTCATGAGAGATACCTTCCATCATACAACCATCACCCATAAAGGCGTAGGTGTAGTGATCAACGATGTCATGACCAGGACGGTTAAATTGAGCCGCTAATGTACGTTCTGCAATTGCAAAACCCACTGCGTTTGCAATACCTTGACCTAAAGGACCTGTTGTTGTTTCAACACCAGCGGTATAACCATATTCTGGGTGACCAGGTGTTTTAGAATGCAATTGACGGAAGTTTTTCAGATCATCTAAAGAAAGATCATAACCAGACAGGTGCAGTAAGCTGTAAATCAGCATTGAAGCATGACCATTAGATAAAACGAAACGGTCACGATCAGCCCAGTTAGGGTTAGTTGGGTTATGATTTAAAAAATCACGCCATAATACTTCTGCAATATCAGCCATACCCATAGGGGCGCCAGGGTGTCCTGATTTAGCTTTTTGCACAGCATCCATACTTAAAAAACGGATCGCATTAGCAAGGGTTTTACGAGTGGTCATTTTCTACTCCAAGTCGGATAAAAAGCATCTAGATAGCTGATTCTCTCAATGCGGGCAAAAAACCGCAATATAAAAAATCCACAAAGGTGGCTATCGTAATTAGCATAAAGCAATAATTCTTTGATTTGCACGGCATTTTTTACGATAAAAGCGGAAAATAACATTACACCACCGCATCGTTGCGCAACAAAAAGCAAAAAAGACAATGATTTGCGCAATTGAGAAGCGTGCTATTAAACCTTAGCTTGATATGACTAATCAAGATAAAATTTCATTGCTGAATTATCCATCAAATCAAACAAATACCGTATTTGTTTTAATTATAGCCTAATTACTGACTGAACTTGTTACAAGGACGTAGAATTATAAGAGCTTAAAAAAGATAAAAAGCAGATAATTCACTGATTCAGTAATAAAAATCTTATTTACATCATATATAACTAAAAGGGAAAATCAGCGTAACGTAAATGTTACTTTTTAATATTAATAAAAAAGGATAAAAACAAATTTAATTCTAGTTGCCACTCTAACTGAAAACTCTTTTTAAATAGCTAGCAGTTAAATCACCACTAATTTCTTTTTATAAAAACCTATCGGAAAATGACCTTGGTAGTAAATCTGAATGATCCTTTCCCAGTTGTCACCATAATTGAAGTATTTTTCAGTAAGATACTGCCTAAATGCGTAACATATCGCATTTCTTGCTGCAATTTTAAAGTTATGTGCATCGTATTGAAATTGACTATCTGGTACAGGAAACGCTTTTAGACTCTCTATCACAGCCTTACTGACGACTAATCGCATCTCAACCAAATCTTTGGGGTATTCTTGCTTTATATAGAAAGGGTCATCTTGCGTGGGAGAAGTTGGTAACCATTCGACATTTAAAGACGATTCAAAACAAGCCTGGATACTTTGAAAATAGATAATTTTATTATCATCAACGCTCACCTTCCCCATATTAGAAAAGAAAGGTGTAATGCTAATTTTTCGTTGGATTTCGTTAAAAAAGCTCATGGCTAATAGACTCAATTATTTCGACGTTAATTCTGTCTGATTTCAACATAACATACTGATTTACAATATGTGAATATTGATAAAATAGATCATCTTCAAAAACTAAATTAGTGACAATAAACTTATTATCAAGCAATTTACCATTTAATTGATAAGCAAAAGAATTTCCAATTTGAGTCAATGACATAACGTGATCATTTGATTGTTTAATCTCTATATCATCAAAAAACATTAATACTAGCTCGACTAAATAGACTTCCCCTATCACAAATACTTTGGGCTCATTAATAAAACAACAAATTTCATATTCACCAAAAGAGAGTGTAACCTCTTCTTCCACATAAGGATTGAGGGCAACAACTCTAGCAAAATATTTCATTCTTATTCTGGCCCATCCCATTTTAGTTGGTCTTTTAAATGCTCAGGTACAATCTCAAATAAGCGCTTAATATTTTTCTTATGCACATTATAATTATCACAAATTCTTTCACTAGCATTATCTAAGTAATACTTGGCCTGTACATTAAGAAAGTGGATATCGTTATTAGTCATCTCTTCCGTAGGTAAAGTACCAACAACATTATGTAGTAATTCAGCTTCAAAACCACAGGATTTGTTTTTTCCTTTACGGATAAAACTGTGTGTTTGAACATTTCGAATATGGGATAATGACCACCATAACATTTCAGAGTAAATTTCTATTTTTTTCATTTTAATGCGTAATATCCTTTATAGTAATTGGATCCTTGCCAGAATAAATTTTAATTTAACTATTATTATCTTCCACTAACGCTAAAAAATGATCTTGAAGATCGCCTTGAATTTCTTCGTTATCATAAATAAGCTGAAAATCTTCATCGATATGATTAACGAAATGAGTACCGTCTAGCATCCCGAATATTGTTGATGCTGTATCTGCCATCACGATTTTCATCATATCAATCACTGATTGCTTTTCTTTTTCTGATAAATTAACAAAAATCTTATTCACTTGAGAGAAAGCACCTTCATGATAACTTTCTGGATCTTGCCTATTTAATCTTTCACTGTACTGTTTTAGGTTATCTTCAAATAACTCTTTGTATATTTCATTAATAATAAGTGTATCTTTTTTCATTATTTTTCTTCGTATTAAAACCAACGCCCCATAGGTGAATTTTCTCTCAGGTTTTTATCAATCAATTCTGGCGTAATAATATTTTGTTCAATAACAGGAAGCATGATTTCATCTAAAATTTCGCAATCAATATGACAACCAGT containing:
- the epd gene encoding erythrose-4-phosphate dehydrogenase, which translates into the protein MTIRVAINGFGRIGRNVLRALYESGKRAEITVVAINELADAQGIGHLLKYDSSHGRFAWDVRINNDLLQVGDDSIRLFHHADITDLPWGELGIDVVLDCSGAYGSRADGEAHIAQGAKKVLFSHPGTTDLDATVVFGVNQHELKKEHRIVSNASCTTNCIIPIIKMMDDAFNIESGTVTTIHAAMNDQPVIDAYHKDLRRTRAAGQSIIPVDTKLAAGITRIFPKFKDHFEAISVRVPTINVTAIDLSVTVKTAVNVLDVNRLIQKSATGAFRGIVDYTELPLVSTDFNHDPHSAIVDGTQTRVSGQHLLKTLVWCDNEWGFANRMLDTTLAMAATGFK
- the tkt gene encoding transketolase; this encodes MTTRKTLANAIRFLSMDAVQKAKSGHPGAPMGMADIAEVLWRDFLNHNPTNPNWADRDRFVLSNGHASMLIYSLLHLSGYDLSLDDLKNFRQLHSKTPGHPEYGYTAGVETTTGPLGQGIANAVGFAIAERTLAAQFNRPGHDIVDHYTYAFMGDGCMMEGISHEVCSLAGTLQLGKLIAFYDDNGISIDGQVHGWFTDNTAERFDAYGWHVISGIDGHDAASIKAAVEAAKQITDKPSLLICKTTIGFGSPHKAGTADSHGSPLGDAEIAETRKALGWEYGAFEIPQEIYKEWDAKEAGKAKEAAWDAKFAAYAAQFPELAAEFKRRISGELPANWEKDSKAFIENLQQNPSSIASRKASQNALEAFGKVLPEFMGGSADLAPSNLTMWSGSKALNEDKAGNYIHYGVREFGMSAIMNGIALHGGFVPYGATFLMFMEYARNAVRMAALMKIRSIFVYTHDSIGLGEDGPTHQPVEQMASLRVTPNVSTWRPCDQVESAVAWKYAIDRKDGPTALIFSRQNLAQQPRTPEQLANIEKGGYILKDCAGTPELIFIATGSEVELAVSAYEQLTAEGRKVRVVSMPATDAFDKQDADYREAVLPASVKARVAIEAGIADYWFKYVGLDGAIVGMRSFGESAPANELFEEFGFTVENVVTQAKSLLK